In Flavobacterium lacustre, a genomic segment contains:
- a CDS encoding NADH-quinone oxidoreductase subunit D: MSELLLPPEHRYAKIIKERHNEDGSELSILNLGPTHPATHGIFQNILLMDGEKILEAEPTIGYIHRAFEKIAENRPFYQITPLTDRMNYCSSPINNMGWWMTLEKLLGVEVPKRAQYLRVIVMELARITDHLICNSILGVDTGAYTGFLYVFQFREKVYEIYEEICGARLTTNMGRIGGFERDWSPEAFRKLDVFLEEFPVAWKEFENLFERNRIFIDRTVNVGAISAEQAMAYGFTGPNLRAAGVDYDVRVAQPYSSYEDFDFIVPVGKSGDTYDRFCVRNAEVWESLSIIKQALAKMPEGNEYHADVPEYYLPPKEDVYHNMESLIYHFKIVMGEVPVPVAEIYHPVEGGNGELGFYLVTDGSRTPYRLHFRRPCFIYYQAYPEMIKGALLSDAIVILSSLNVIAGELDA; this comes from the coding sequence ATGTCAGAACTATTATTACCACCAGAGCATCGCTATGCTAAAATAATCAAAGAGAGACACAACGAAGACGGAAGCGAGCTTTCGATTTTGAATTTAGGTCCAACTCACCCAGCCACACATGGTATTTTTCAAAATATCTTGTTAATGGACGGAGAGAAAATTCTCGAAGCAGAGCCAACTATTGGTTACATCCACAGAGCTTTCGAAAAAATTGCCGAAAATCGCCCTTTTTATCAAATTACGCCACTTACAGACCGAATGAACTATTGCTCCTCTCCTATTAATAATATGGGATGGTGGATGACATTAGAAAAATTATTAGGTGTTGAAGTTCCAAAAAGAGCTCAATATTTAAGAGTTATTGTAATGGAATTGGCAAGAATTACAGACCACTTAATCTGTAACTCTATCCTTGGAGTTGATACTGGAGCGTATACTGGCTTTTTATATGTTTTTCAATTCAGAGAAAAAGTTTACGAGATTTATGAAGAAATTTGTGGCGCTCGTTTAACTACAAATATGGGAAGAATTGGTGGTTTCGAAAGAGATTGGTCACCAGAAGCTTTCCGCAAATTAGATGTGTTTTTAGAAGAATTTCCAGTTGCTTGGAAAGAGTTTGAAAACCTTTTTGAAAGAAACAGAATTTTTATTGACCGAACCGTTAATGTAGGAGCTATTTCGGCTGAACAAGCTATGGCTTACGGTTTCACAGGTCCAAACCTTCGTGCTGCTGGTGTAGATTATGATGTTCGTGTGGCACAACCTTACAGTTCATACGAAGATTTTGACTTTATTGTTCCTGTTGGAAAATCTGGAGATACTTATGATCGTTTCTGTGTTCGTAATGCAGAAGTGTGGGAAAGTTTAAGCATCATCAAACAAGCTTTGGCCAAAATGCCGGAAGGAAATGAATATCATGCAGATGTTCCTGAATATTACTTGCCTCCAAAAGAAGATGTGTATCACAACATGGAATCTTTAATTTATCACTTCAAGATTGTAATGGGAGAAGTTCCTGTTCCGGTGGCAGAAATATACCATCCTGTAGAAGGAGGAAACGGAGAACTCGGTTTTTATTTAGTAACTGACGGAAGTCGTACGCCTTACAGATTGCACTTTAGAAGACCTTGTTTCATTTATTATCAGGCATATCCTGAAATGATTAAAGGAGCTTTGCTTTCGGATGCAATTGTTATTTTATCAAGTTTAAATGTTATTGCCGGAGAATTAGACGCATAA
- a CDS encoding NADH-quinone oxidoreductase subunit J family protein, with the protein MSILLILFCVLAAITLSTAFLTIFSRNPIHSAIYLVICFFSIAGHYLLLNAQFLAIVHVIVYSGAIMILFLFTIMLMNLNKENEVHKPRITRLGALVSFCLICLVLIAIFINSKPIVGEYIATGEDYQSIKVLGKILLNEYMVPFEFASILLLVAMIGTVLLSKKEKLQK; encoded by the coding sequence ATGTCTATATTACTTATACTTTTTTGCGTATTAGCCGCAATCACATTATCAACAGCATTTTTGACCATTTTTAGTCGAAATCCGATTCACAGTGCTATTTACTTAGTGATTTGTTTCTTCTCGATTGCCGGACATTATTTGTTATTGAATGCACAGTTTTTAGCCATAGTTCATGTAATTGTATATTCGGGAGCGATTATGATTTTGTTCTTATTTACCATCATGTTGATGAACTTAAATAAAGAAAATGAAGTACACAAACCAAGAATTACAAGGCTTGGTGCTTTGGTTTCTTTTTGTTTAATCTGTTTGGTTTTAATTGCTATTTTCATCAATTCTAAACCTATTGTTGGCGAATATATTGCAACTGGTGAAGATTATCAATCTATCAAAGTGTTGGGTAAAATACTATTGAACGAATATATGGTTCCTTTCGAATTTGCATCAATATTGCTTTTGGTAGCGATGATTGGTACTGTTCTATTGTCTAAAAAAGAAAAATTGCAGAAATAA
- a CDS encoding complex I 24 kDa subunit family protein, whose translation MERTYHKQEINMTETLMNRINELISHYPEDKRKSALLPVLHEVQDAHENWLSIELMNKVAEIIQIKPIEVYEVVSFYTMFNQKPIGKYMFEFCQTSPCCLNGAENLMDYTCEKLGINLGETTEDGNFTVVGVECLGACGYAPMMQLGDFYKEHLNEQKIDQLIDDCKNNTIILHDK comes from the coding sequence ATGGAACGTACCTATCACAAACAAGAAATAAACATGACTGAAACATTGATGAATCGCATCAATGAATTAATTAGTCATTATCCTGAAGATAAAAGAAAATCAGCTTTGTTGCCTGTTTTACATGAAGTTCAGGATGCACATGAAAATTGGTTGAGTATTGAATTAATGAACAAGGTTGCCGAAATTATACAGATTAAACCAATTGAGGTTTATGAAGTAGTTTCTTTTTACACCATGTTTAACCAAAAACCAATAGGAAAATACATGTTCGAATTCTGTCAAACGTCTCCTTGTTGTTTGAATGGAGCCGAAAACTTGATGGACTATACTTGTGAAAAACTAGGTATAAATCTAGGCGAAACAACCGAAGACGGAAACTTTACCGTTGTTGGTGTTGAATGTTTAGGTGCTTGTGGATATGCTCCAATGATGCAATTGGGTGATTTTTACAAAGAACACTTAAACGAACAAAAAATCGATCAGTTAATCGACGATTGCAAAAACAATACAATAATATTACACGATAAATAA
- the nuoH gene encoding NADH-quinone oxidoreductase subunit NuoH produces the protein MDSTFIIEKSVVIVVVFAVTMIMAMYSTWAERKVAAFLQDRVGPNRAGFGGLLQPLADGLKLFSKEEFEPNTPNRFLFFVGPAIAMSTALMTSAVIPWGDKLHIFGRDVLLQATDLNIGLLYFFGVVSVGVYGIMIGGWASNNKFSLMGAVRAASQMVSYEVAMGLSMIALLMMTGTLSLREISAQQAGMNWNVFYQPLSFLIFLICAFAETNRTPFDLAECESELIGGYHTEYSSMKMGFYLFAEYANMFISSTILAILFFGGYNYPGMSWVVENVGVNIGNIIGIIVLFAKICGFIFFYMWIRWTIPRFRYDQLMHLGWRILIPLSIINIMITGIVILRSDIAAYLGF, from the coding sequence ATGGATAGTACGTTTATTATAGAAAAAAGTGTTGTTATTGTTGTAGTTTTTGCTGTGACAATGATTATGGCAATGTACTCTACTTGGGCGGAACGTAAAGTGGCTGCTTTTTTACAAGACAGAGTTGGTCCCAATCGTGCCGGTTTTGGTGGATTATTACAACCACTTGCTGATGGTTTAAAATTATTTTCGAAAGAAGAATTTGAACCAAATACTCCAAATCGATTCTTATTTTTTGTAGGTCCTGCTATTGCCATGAGTACGGCTTTAATGACCAGTGCAGTAATTCCTTGGGGAGACAAATTACATATTTTTGGTAGAGACGTTTTACTACAAGCTACTGATTTGAATATTGGATTGTTATACTTCTTCGGAGTAGTTTCTGTGGGAGTTTACGGAATCATGATTGGTGGATGGGCATCGAATAATAAGTTCTCTTTGATGGGAGCGGTTCGTGCAGCTTCGCAGATGGTTTCATATGAAGTAGCGATGGGATTATCAATGATTGCTTTGTTGATGATGACTGGTACTTTGAGTTTAAGAGAAATTTCTGCGCAACAAGCCGGAATGAACTGGAATGTATTTTACCAACCGCTATCATTCTTAATCTTTTTGATTTGTGCTTTTGCAGAAACAAACAGAACACCATTTGACTTAGCGGAATGCGAAAGTGAATTAATTGGAGGATACCATACGGAATATTCTTCGATGAAAATGGGATTCTATTTGTTTGCTGAATATGCTAATATGTTTATTTCTTCTACGATTTTAGCGATTTTATTCTTTGGAGGTTATAATTATCCGGGAATGAGTTGGGTTGTTGAAAACGTTGGGGTGAATATTGGAAATATCATCGGAATTATTGTTTTATTTGCAAAAATTTGTGGGTTCATCTTTTTCTATATGTGGATTCGCTGGACGATTCCGAGATTCAGATACGATCAATTGATGCATTTGGGATGGAGAATATTAATTCCGCTATCTATCATCAATATTATGATTACAGGAATTGTGATTTTAAGAAGCGATATTGCTGCTTATTTAGGATTCTAA
- the nuoF gene encoding NADH-quinone oxidoreductase subunit NuoF: MSQKILLDKINIPGIKTYEVYRANGGYASVEKALKTLTPDEVVEEVKTSGLRGRGGAGFPAGMKWSFIDKKSGKPRHLVCNADESEPGTFKDRYLMEFIPHLLIEGMITSSYALGANRSYIYIRGEYMWVYKILERAIAEAKAAGFLGKNILGSGFDLELHVHCGAGAYICGEETALIESLEGKRGNPRIKPPFPAVSGLWANPTVVNNVETIAAVPWIVNNSGADYAKIGIGRSTGTKLISASGHIKNPGVYEIELGLSVYEFMNSDEYLGGMSSDRPLKAFVPGGSSVPVLPANLIYKTAAGEDRLMSYESLSDGGFATGSMLGSGGFIVYNDTSCIVRNTWNFSRFYHHESCGQCTPCREGTGWLEKVLHRIENGHGREEDIELLLSIQSKIEGNTICPLGDAASWPVAAAIRHFRDEFEYHIRFPEKIKHRDHFVNEPFEKVKHLVAKQTV, encoded by the coding sequence ATGTCACAAAAAATATTATTAGATAAAATCAATATCCCAGGAATCAAAACCTACGAAGTTTATCGCGCAAACGGCGGTTATGCTTCTGTAGAAAAAGCATTAAAAACCCTAACTCCGGACGAAGTTGTTGAAGAAGTGAAAACTTCAGGATTACGTGGTCGTGGTGGAGCTGGTTTCCCTGCCGGAATGAAATGGAGTTTTATTGATAAAAAATCAGGAAAACCAAGACATTTGGTTTGTAATGCCGATGAGTCTGAGCCGGGAACATTCAAAGATCGTTATTTGATGGAATTTATTCCTCATTTATTGATTGAAGGAATGATTACTTCCAGTTACGCATTGGGTGCCAATCGTTCGTATATCTACATTCGTGGAGAATACATGTGGGTTTACAAAATATTAGAAAGAGCCATTGCCGAAGCTAAGGCTGCAGGATTTTTGGGTAAAAATATATTAGGTTCAGGTTTCGACTTAGAACTTCATGTTCATTGTGGAGCCGGAGCTTACATTTGTGGTGAAGAAACTGCATTAATTGAATCATTGGAAGGAAAACGTGGAAATCCACGTATCAAACCTCCATTTCCTGCAGTATCAGGACTTTGGGCAAATCCAACAGTAGTAAATAACGTTGAAACTATCGCTGCTGTGCCATGGATTGTAAACAATTCAGGTGCTGATTATGCTAAAATTGGTATTGGTCGTTCTACTGGTACTAAATTAATTTCAGCTTCAGGACACATCAAAAATCCTGGTGTTTACGAAATTGAATTGGGATTAAGCGTTTACGAATTCATGAATTCTGATGAATATTTAGGCGGAATGAGTTCTGACAGACCTTTGAAAGCATTCGTGCCCGGAGGAAGTTCAGTTCCCGTTTTACCTGCTAATTTAATCTACAAAACAGCGGCCGGTGAAGACCGATTGATGTCATACGAATCTTTAAGTGACGGTGGTTTTGCTACCGGATCAATGTTAGGTTCAGGTGGATTTATTGTATATAATGACACGTCTTGTATCGTTCGTAATACTTGGAATTTCTCTCGCTTTTACCACCACGAAAGTTGTGGACAATGCACACCATGTCGTGAAGGAACGGGTTGGTTAGAAAAAGTATTGCACCGAATTGAAAATGGTCACGGTCGTGAAGAAGATATTGAATTGCTGTTAAGCATTCAAAGCAAAATTGAAGGGAATACGATTTGTCCTTTAGGTGACGCTGCTTCTTGGCCTGTAGCTGCTGCGATTCGTCACTTTAGAGATGAGTTTGAATATCACATTCGTTTTCCGGAAAAAATAAAACACAGAGACCATTTTGTGAATGAGCCTTTTGAAAAAGTAAAGCATTTAGTAGCAAAACAAACAGTATAG
- the nuoK gene encoding NADH-quinone oxidoreductase subunit NuoK, whose amino-acid sequence MNNILNQIGIENYIFLSIILFCIGIFGVLYRRNAIIVFMSIEIMLNAVNLLFVAFSTYHQDAQGQVFVFFSMAVAAAEVAVGLAILVSIFRNSGSISIDNLKNLKG is encoded by the coding sequence ATGAATAATATTTTAAATCAAATTGGTATAGAAAATTATATCTTCCTGAGCATTATCCTTTTTTGTATTGGAATCTTTGGAGTTTTATACAGACGAAATGCCATTATCGTTTTCATGTCTATCGAAATTATGTTGAATGCGGTAAACTTATTGTTTGTGGCTTTTTCGACCTATCACCAAGATGCACAAGGACAGGTTTTCGTGTTTTTCTCGATGGCTGTTGCTGCGGCGGAAGTTGCTGTAGGATTAGCAATTTTAGTGTCGATATTCAGAAATTCAGGTTCGATTAGTATCGATAATTTAAAAAACTTAAAAGGATAA
- a CDS encoding NuoI/complex I 23 kDa subunit family protein produces the protein MSIETISLSGRKKMVSNKEMTFLERMYLIAIVKGLFITIKHFFKKKATIQYPEQVREMSPVYRGQHMLKRDEEGRENCTACGLCALSCPAEAITMKAAERRADEKHLYREEKYAEIYEINMLRCIFCGLCEEACPKDAIYLTTSKVLVPSSYEREDFIFGKDKLVMPLEMAIKNAQLKNAN, from the coding sequence ATGTCAATAGAAACTATATCATTATCGGGTAGAAAGAAGATGGTCTCGAACAAAGAGATGACTTTTTTGGAGCGCATGTATCTTATAGCAATTGTAAAAGGGTTGTTTATTACGATTAAACACTTTTTTAAGAAAAAAGCAACGATTCAGTATCCGGAACAAGTTCGTGAAATGAGTCCTGTATATCGTGGTCAACACATGTTGAAACGCGATGAAGAGGGGCGCGAAAACTGTACGGCTTGTGGTTTGTGTGCTTTGTCCTGCCCTGCAGAAGCGATTACTATGAAAGCGGCAGAACGCAGAGCGGATGAAAAACATTTGTACCGAGAAGAAAAGTATGCCGAAATATATGAAATCAATATGTTGCGTTGTATTTTTTGCGGTTTGTGCGAAGAGGCTTGTCCGAAAGATGCGATTTACTTGACAACCTCAAAAGTATTGGTTCCTTCGAGCTACGAAAGAGAAGATTTTATTTTTGGAAAAGATAAATTGGTTATGCCTCTGGAAATGGCCATAAAAAATGCTCAACTTAAAAACGCTAACTAA
- a CDS encoding NADH-quinone oxidoreductase subunit C encodes MALETIEIQDKLVETFGSAVFQFNQEKDIFSFEADADKITAVILFLKNDPTLRFHFLTDLCGVHYPDNEEERQFAVVYHLHNWYENKRIKIKAFINGEKPEIKTISNIFLSSNWMERETYDFYGINFIGHPQLKRILNMDEMVSFPMRKEFPMEDSGRTDKDDRFFGRTPSNC; translated from the coding sequence ATGGCTTTAGAAACAATAGAAATTCAAGATAAATTAGTTGAAACCTTTGGTTCAGCAGTTTTTCAATTCAATCAGGAAAAAGATATTTTTTCATTTGAAGCAGATGCCGATAAAATTACGGCTGTTATTCTTTTTTTGAAAAATGATCCAACATTACGTTTCCATTTTTTAACTGATTTATGTGGTGTACACTATCCCGATAATGAAGAAGAAAGACAATTTGCAGTGGTGTATCATTTGCATAATTGGTATGAAAACAAACGTATCAAAATAAAAGCCTTTATTAATGGTGAAAAACCAGAAATAAAAACGATATCTAATATTTTCTTGAGTTCAAACTGGATGGAAAGAGAAACATATGATTTTTACGGAATCAATTTCATAGGTCATCCACAGTTAAAACGAATTTTGAATATGGATGAAATGGTTTCTTTTCCGATGCGAAAAGAATTCCCGATGGAAGACAGCGGAAGAACGGATAAAGATGACCGTTTCTTTGGAAGAACACCATCAAATTGCTAA
- the nuoL gene encoding NADH-quinone oxidoreductase subunit L — protein sequence MNTNIALVLVLAPFLGFLTNVFFGKSLGKSVSGIIGTLSVVVSFAATLYFFGGISSNPAGIQVSLFEWIQISTFKLDFGFLLDQLSILWLLFVTGIGSLIHLYSISYMHDDENMHKFFAYLNLFVFFMITLVIGSNLLVMFIGWEGVGLCSYLLIGFWYKNQEFNDAAKKAFIMNRIGDLGLLIGIFILGHLFSTLDYATLKTAIAGATDLNMYWLSAAAFALFIGACGKSAQIPLYTWLPDAMAGPTPVSALIHAATMVTAGIFMITRLNFLFDLTPDVQNIIAIVGAITALVAATIGLVQNDIKKVLAYSTVSQLGLMFLALGLGAYEVAVFHVITHAFFKACLFLGSGSVIHALHGEQDMRKMGGLKKVMPITYATMLISSLAISGVPLFSGFFSKDEILLVAFHHNIPLWIVASIASIMTAFYMFRLIFLTFFKEFRGTEEQKHHLHESPALITFPLIILAILATIGGIISLPGHSWLNGYLTPILPKLASAEHHLGITEYILMAIAVIGGLVGIVIAYIKYIKQNTLPDADAEITGITKVLYNKYYVDEIYDYLFVKSVKGLSRFFRDDVETALSALVFGLGKVTNEISFQGKKIQNGSVGLYLFAFVLGLCAIISYLFLAQ from the coding sequence ATGAATACCAATATAGCTTTAGTTTTAGTTCTTGCTCCTTTTTTAGGATTTTTAACCAATGTTTTCTTTGGAAAGAGCCTTGGGAAATCGGTTTCAGGAATTATCGGAACCCTTTCGGTTGTGGTTTCTTTTGCTGCAACTTTATATTTTTTCGGAGGGATTTCATCAAATCCTGCAGGAATACAAGTTTCTCTTTTTGAATGGATTCAAATCAGTACTTTCAAATTAGATTTTGGCTTTCTTTTAGATCAATTGTCTATTTTATGGCTGCTTTTTGTAACCGGAATTGGATCATTGATTCATTTATATTCTATCAGTTACATGCACGACGATGAAAATATGCATAAGTTCTTTGCGTATTTGAATTTGTTTGTATTCTTCATGATTACGTTAGTTATCGGAAGTAATTTATTAGTGATGTTCATTGGTTGGGAAGGCGTTGGTCTTTGCTCCTACTTACTAATTGGATTTTGGTATAAAAACCAAGAATTTAATGATGCTGCAAAAAAGGCATTCATTATGAACCGTATTGGAGATTTAGGATTGTTAATCGGAATATTTATTCTTGGACATTTATTTTCTACATTAGATTATGCTACTTTAAAAACGGCAATTGCTGGTGCAACTGACCTTAATATGTATTGGCTTTCTGCTGCCGCTTTTGCACTGTTTATTGGAGCTTGTGGAAAATCAGCACAAATTCCATTATACACTTGGTTGCCGGATGCAATGGCTGGACCAACACCAGTTTCGGCTTTGATTCACGCAGCGACAATGGTTACCGCGGGTATTTTTATGATTACACGATTGAACTTTTTGTTTGATTTGACACCAGATGTTCAAAATATAATTGCAATTGTTGGAGCTATAACGGCATTGGTTGCTGCAACTATTGGTTTAGTACAAAATGACATCAAAAAAGTATTAGCTTATTCTACTGTATCTCAATTGGGATTAATGTTTTTAGCTTTAGGATTAGGCGCTTATGAAGTAGCTGTTTTCCACGTAATCACACATGCTTTCTTCAAAGCTTGTTTGTTCTTGGGTTCAGGTTCTGTGATTCACGCTTTACATGGAGAACAAGACATGCGCAAAATGGGTGGATTGAAAAAAGTAATGCCAATAACCTATGCAACCATGTTAATTTCTTCTTTGGCAATTTCTGGAGTTCCTTTGTTCTCAGGATTTTTCTCAAAAGACGAAATTTTATTAGTGGCTTTTCATCATAACATTCCGTTATGGATTGTCGCTTCTATTGCTTCAATTATGACAGCATTTTATATGTTCCGATTGATATTCTTGACATTCTTTAAAGAATTTAGAGGTACCGAAGAACAAAAACATCATTTGCATGAAAGTCCTGCTTTAATTACATTTCCTTTAATCATTTTGGCAATCCTTGCTACTATTGGAGGAATCATCAGTTTACCTGGACACAGTTGGCTGAACGGTTATTTAACTCCTATTTTGCCAAAATTAGCTTCGGCAGAACACCATTTAGGGATAACCGAATATATTTTAATGGCAATCGCTGTTATCGGAGGTTTAGTTGGGATAGTAATTGCATACATCAAATACATTAAACAAAACACTCTTCCTGATGCAGATGCTGAAATTACAGGAATCACAAAAGTGTTGTACAACAAATATTATGTAGATGAAATCTATGACTATTTATTTGTAAAATCGGTAAAAGGATTATCTCGTTTCTTTAGAGACGATGTAGAAACCGCATTATCTGCATTGGTTTTTGGATTAGGAAAAGTAACCAACGAAATCAGTTTTCAAGGTAAAAAAATACAGAACGGAAGTGTTGGATTATACCTTTTTGCTTTTGTTTTAGGGCTTTGCGCCATTATTTCCTATTTATTTTTAGCTCAATAA
- a CDS encoding complex I subunit 4 family protein: MNVSLILIILLVGAFTTYIAGDKFASKVALFFSLAALGCSIVVLNHYNLGENISLINQWITKPNVSFALKADGLSLAMLLLTTALTPIIIFSSFGNDYKNAKAFYALILFMAFAMAGTFLAADGLLYYIFWELSLIPIYFIALIWGNGDAEERKKAVVKFFIYTLAGSLFMLVAFVYLYQKAGSFLIEDLYKINLSAAEQLWIFLAFFLAYAIKIPLIPFHTWQAKVYQKAPTVGTMLLSGIMLKMGLYSVIRWQLPLAPLAAKEYMFIFIAIGIAGVIYGSIVALRQKDLKKLLAYSSLAHVGLIAAGTYTLTLDGLNGAVLQMIAHGFVVVGLFFVAEIIFRRYETRVIAEMGGIRAQSPKFTSMFLILVLASVALPSTFNFVGEFTVLYSLSQINIWFAILGGTTIILGAYYMLKMFQYAMLGETNSKLFADVTANEGITLVLIIAVLFFFGLYPKPIVDLITPSLQEILTQINRIN, translated from the coding sequence ATGAATGTATCTCTTATATTAATTATTCTTTTGGTTGGTGCTTTTACCACTTATATAGCCGGTGATAAGTTTGCTTCGAAAGTAGCTTTGTTCTTCAGCTTAGCGGCTTTAGGCTGTTCAATTGTAGTATTAAACCACTACAATTTAGGCGAAAATATCAGTTTAATCAACCAATGGATTACTAAACCGAATGTTTCTTTTGCCTTAAAAGCGGATGGATTATCATTAGCCATGCTTTTATTGACAACTGCTTTGACTCCAATAATTATATTTTCTTCTTTTGGGAATGATTATAAAAATGCAAAAGCTTTTTATGCTTTAATTCTTTTCATGGCATTTGCTATGGCAGGAACGTTCTTAGCTGCTGATGGACTTTTATATTACATATTCTGGGAATTATCATTGATTCCTATTTACTTTATCGCTTTAATTTGGGGTAACGGAGATGCTGAAGAACGTAAAAAAGCAGTAGTAAAATTCTTTATCTACACCCTGGCAGGTTCTTTATTCATGCTAGTGGCGTTTGTTTATTTGTACCAAAAAGCAGGTAGTTTCCTTATAGAAGATTTATACAAAATCAACTTATCAGCTGCTGAACAATTATGGATTTTCTTAGCTTTCTTTTTAGCATATGCTATCAAAATTCCTTTGATTCCATTTCATACTTGGCAAGCAAAAGTTTACCAAAAAGCACCAACAGTTGGAACTATGCTTTTGTCAGGAATTATGCTTAAAATGGGATTATACAGTGTAATCCGTTGGCAATTACCTTTGGCACCATTAGCTGCAAAAGAATATATGTTTATATTCATTGCTATAGGAATTGCCGGTGTTATTTATGGTTCAATCGTAGCTTTGAGACAAAAAGATTTGAAAAAATTATTGGCATACTCTTCACTAGCTCACGTTGGATTAATTGCTGCCGGAACGTACACTTTAACTTTAGACGGTTTAAACGGAGCGGTTTTACAAATGATTGCTCACGGTTTTGTAGTCGTTGGTTTGTTCTTTGTAGCTGAAATTATTTTTAGAAGATACGAAACAAGAGTAATTGCAGAAATGGGCGGAATTCGTGCTCAATCTCCAAAATTTACTTCTATGTTTTTAATATTGGTTCTAGCTTCTGTAGCTTTACCATCTACTTTTAACTTTGTTGGAGAATTCACCGTATTGTACAGCCTTTCACAAATAAATATTTGGTTTGCCATTTTAGGGGGAACAACCATTATTTTAGGAGCGTATTATATGTTGAAAATGTTTCAATATGCCATGTTGGGGGAAACTAATTCAAAATTATTCGCAGATGTTACCGCAAATGAAGGAATCACTTTGGTGCTCATCATTGCCGTTTTATTCTTTTTTGGATTGTATCCAAAACCAATCGTAGATTTGATTACACCAAGTCTTCAAGAAATTTTAACACAAATAAACAGAATTAACTAA
- a CDS encoding 2Fe-2S iron-sulfur cluster-binding protein gives MKVTIDGQSIEVEPGTTILQAARMIGGEVVPPAMCYYSKLKGSGGKCRCCLVEVAKGSEADPRPMPKLMASCVTGCMDGMEVNSKSSERVTEARKSVTEFLLINHPLDCPVCDQAGECDLQNLSFEHGKSQSRYIEEKRTFEPEDIGPNIQLHMNRCILCQRCVQVADQLTDNRVHGVMDRGDHANISTCISKAIDNEFSGNMIDVCPVGALTDKTFRFKSRVWFNKPYNAHRECTTPGCCGKTTVWMFGGEIQRVTGRKDEYHEVEEFICNSCRFDHKDVNDWTIEGPRAFEKDSVINQNKYNRKLEKVVINTEETILLGREEDRKKISMAEIPLKPNDQTC, from the coding sequence ATGAAAGTAACAATAGACGGTCAGTCAATAGAAGTAGAACCAGGGACAACCATCCTGCAAGCAGCCCGTATGATTGGTGGGGAAGTAGTTCCACCAGCAATGTGCTATTATTCTAAACTAAAAGGAAGCGGTGGTAAATGTCGTTGTTGTTTAGTAGAAGTTGCCAAAGGGAGTGAAGCAGATCCGAGACCAATGCCAAAATTAATGGCTTCCTGTGTAACGGGTTGTATGGACGGAATGGAAGTAAACAGTAAATCTTCTGAAAGAGTAACCGAAGCCAGAAAATCAGTAACTGAATTTTTATTAATCAATCACCCATTAGATTGCCCGGTTTGTGATCAGGCAGGAGAATGTGATTTGCAAAATTTGAGTTTTGAGCATGGAAAATCTCAAAGTCGTTACATAGAAGAAAAAAGAACATTTGAACCGGAAGATATTGGTCCAAATATTCAATTGCATATGAACCGTTGTATTTTATGTCAACGTTGTGTACAAGTTGCGGATCAATTGACCGATAACAGAGTACATGGTGTAATGGATCGCGGGGATCATGCTAATATTTCTACTTGTATTTCAAAAGCGATTGACAATGAGTTTTCCGGAAATATGATTGACGTATGTCCTGTAGGCGCTTTGACTGATAAAACTTTTAGATTCAAATCAAGAGTTTGGTTCAACAAACCATATAATGCACACAGAGAATGTACAACTCCAGGATGTTGCGGAAAAACAACCGTTTGGATGTTTGGTGGAGAAATACAACGTGTTACCGGTCGTAAAGATGAGTATCATGAAGTAGAAGAATTCATCTGTAACAGTTGTCGTTTTGACCATAAAGATGTTAACGATTGGACTATTGAAGGACCAAGAGCTTTTGAAAAAGACTCCGTAATCAATCAAAACAAATACAATCGTAAATTAGAGAAAGTTGTTATTAACACAGAAGAGACTATCCTTTTAGGTAGAGAAGAAGATCGTAAAAAAATTAGTATGGCTGAAATTCCATTGAAACCTAATGACCAAACTTGTTAA